Proteins encoded together in one Papio anubis isolate 15944 chromosome 3, Panubis1.0, whole genome shotgun sequence window:
- the DSPP gene encoding LOW QUALITY PROTEIN: dentin sialophosphoprotein (The sequence of the model RefSeq protein was modified relative to this genomic sequence to represent the inferred CDS: inserted 2 bases in 2 codons; deleted 5 bases in 3 codons) → MKIIAYFCIWAVAWAIPVPQSKPLERRVEKSMNLHLLARSNVSEQDKLNASGTIKESGVPVHEGDKGRQENTQDGHKREGNGSEWAEVGGKSFSTYSTLANEEGNIEGWNGDTGKAETYDHDGIHGKEENTTANGIQGQVSIIDNAGTTNRSNTDGNTDKNTPNGDVGDAGRNEDATVVQEDGPQVAGSNNSTDNEDEIIENSCVNEGNTSEITPQINSNRNGTKEAEVTPSTREDAGLDNSDGSPSGNGADEDEDKGSGDDEDEETGNGKDSNDNSKGQEGQDGQDHGKEDDHDSSTGQNSESNEDYDPEGKEDPHNNADGDNTSKSEENSAGIPEDNGSQRMEDTQKLNHRESKGVENGITKESEPHAVGKSQDKGIEIKGPSSGNRNITKEVGKVNEDKEDKGQHGMILGKGNVKTQGEVDNIEGPGQKPEPGNKVGHSHTGSDSNSDGYDSYDFDDKSMQGDDPNSSDESNGNDDANSESDNDSSSRGDASYNSDESKDNGNGSHSKGEEDDDSDSTSDTNNSDSNGNGNNGNDDDDKSDDGKGKSDSSNSSDSSDSDSSDSSNSSDSSDSSDSDSSDSNSSSDSSDSSSDSDSSDSSSSSDHSSDSSDSDSSDSNSSSDSSDSDSNSSSDSSDSSDSSDSSDSSDSDSSDSSDSDSSDSNSSSDSDSSDSSDSSDSSDSSDSDSSDASDGDSGDAGDWKAISDSSNSSDSSDSNSSDSSDSSDSSNSSDSSDSSNSDSSDSSDNSDSKSDSSKSDSSDSDSKSDSSDSNSSDSSDNSDSSDSSNSSDSSDSSDSSDSESSSSSDSSNSSDSSDSSDSSNSSDSSNSSDSSDSSDSSDSSDNSNSSDSSDSSDSSDSSDSSDSSNSSDSSDSSDSSDSSNNNSSDSSDSSDSNDSSDSSDSSDSSGSSDSDNSNSSDSSDSSDSSDSSNSSDSSNSSDSSDSSDXSNSSDSTDSSDSSDSSDSSDSSDSSDSSDSSDSSESSNSSDSSNSSDSSSSSDSSDSSDSSNSSDSSDSSDSSNSSNSSDSSNSSDSSXSSNSSDSSDSSDSSDSSDSSDSSDSRDSSNSSDNSDSSDSSDSSDSRSDSSNTDSMTTIDSNDGSDSSDAGDNSDSSDNSDSSDSSNSDSSDSSDSSESSDSSDSSDSSDSSESSDSSDSDSSDSSDSSDSSDSSDSSDSSNSSGSSDSDSSDSSDSSDSSNSSDSSDSSNSSDSSDSSNSSDSSNSSDSSDSSDSTSDSSDESDNQSKSGNGNNNGSDSDSDSEGSDSNHSTSDD, encoded by the exons atgaagataattgcATATTTTTGCATTTGGGCAGTAGCATGGGCCATTCCA GTTCCTCAAAGCAAACCACTGGAGAGGCGTGTCGAAAAGTCCATGAATTTGCATCTCCTAGCAAGATCAAACGTGTCAGAACAG gataaGTTAAATGCCAGTGGAACCATCAAAGAAAGTGGTGTCCCCGTGCATGAAGGTGATAAAGGAAGGCAAGAGAATACCCAAGATGGTCACAAGAGAGAAGGGAATGGCTCTGAGTGGGCAGAAGTAGGAGGGAAGAGTTTTTCTACATATTCCACATTAGCAAACGAAGAGGGGAATATTGAGGGCTGGAATGGGGACACAGGAAAAGCAGAAACATATGATCATGATGGAATACACGGGAAAGAAGAAAACACCACAGCAAATGGCATCCAGGGACAAGTAAGCATCATTGACAATGCCGGAACCACAAACAGAAGCAACACTGATGGAAATACTGATAAGAATACCCCAAATGGGGATGTTGGAGATGCAGGTCGCAATGAAGATGCCACTGTTGTCCAAGAAGATggaccccaagtagctggaagcaATAACAGTACAGACAATGAGGATGAAATAATTGAGAATTCCTGTGTAAATGAGGGTAATACAAGTGAAATAACACCTCAGATCAACAGCAACAGAAATGggactaaggaggctgaggtaacaCCCAGCACCAGAGAAGATGCAGGCCTGGATAATTCCGACGGGAGTCCTAGTGGGAATGGAGCAGATGAGGATGAAGACAAGGGTTCtggtgatgatgaagatgaagaaacagggaaTGGAAAAGACAGTAATGATAACAGCAAGGGACAGGAGGGCCAGGACGGCCAGGACCACGGGAAAGAAGATGATCATGATAGTAGCACAGGTCAAAATTCGGAGAGTAATGAAGATTATGACCCTGAAGGCAAAGAAGATCCCCATAATAACGCTGACGGAGACAACACCTCCAAGAGTGAGGAGAATTCTGCTGGTATTCCGGAAGACAATGGCAGCCAAAGAATGGAGGACACCCAGAAGCTCAACCACAGAGAAAGCAAAGGTGTAGAAAACGGAATCACCAAAGAATCAGAGCCACACGCTGTTGGGAAGAGCCAAGATAAG GGAATAGAAATCAAAGGTCCTAGCAGTGGCAACAGAAATATTACCAAAGAAGTTGGGAAAGTCAATGAAGATAAAGAGGATAAAGGACAACATGGAATGATCTTGGGCAAAGGAAATGTCAAGACACAAGGAGAGGTTGACAACATAGAAGGACCTGGCCAAAAACCAGAACCAGGAAATAAAGTTGGACACAGCCACACAGGTAGTGACAGCAATAGTGATGGATATGACAGTTATGATTTTGATGATAAGTCCATGCAAGGAGATGATCCCAATAGCAGTGACGAATCTAATGGCAATGATGATGCTAATTCAGAAAGTGATAATGACAGCAGTAGTCGAGGAGACGCTTCTTATAACTCTGATGAATCAAAAGATAATGGCAATGGCAGTCACTCAAAAGGAGAAGAAGATGATGACAGTGATAGCACATCAGACACTAATAATAGTGACAGTAATGGCAATGGTAACAATGGCAATGATGACGATGACAAATCTGATGATGGCAAAGGTAAATCAGATAGCAGTAACAGCAGTGATAGTAGTGACAGTGATAGTAGTGATAGCAGCAATAGCAGTGACAGTAGTGACAGCAGTGACAGTGACAGCAGTGATAGCAACAGTAGCAGTGATAGTAGTGACAGCAGCAGTGACAGTGACAGCAGTGATAGCAGCAGTAGCAGTGATCATAGTAGTGACAGCAGTGACAGTGACAGCAGTGATAGCAACAGTAGCAGTGATAGTAGTGACAGTGATAGCAACAGTAGCAGTGATAGTAGTGACAGCAGTGATAGCAGTGAC AGTAGTGACAGCAGTGACAGTGACAGCAGTGATAGCAGTGACAGTGACAGCAGTGATAGCAACAGTAGCAGTGATAGTGACAGCAGTGATAGCAGTGACAGTAGTGATAGTAGTGACAGCAGTGACAGTGACAGCAGTGATGCCAGTGACGGTGACAGCGGTGATGCTGGTGAC TGGAAGGCAATTAGTGATAGCAGCAATAGCAGTGACAGTAGTGATAGCAATAGCAGTGACAGTAGTGACAGCAGTGATAGCAGCAACAGTAGTGATAGTAGTGACAGCAGCAACAGTGACAGTAGTGATAGTAGTGACAACAGCGACAGCAAGTCAGACAGCAGCAAATCAGACAGCAGTGATAGTGACAGTAAGTCAGACAGCAGTGACAGCAACAGCAGTGACAGTAGTGACAACAGTGATAGCAGTGACAGCAGCAATAGCAGTGACAGCAGTGATAGTAGTGACAGCAGTGATAGTGAGAGCAGCAGTAGCAGTGACAGCAGCAACAGCAGTGATAGTAGTGACAGTAGTGACAGCAGCAATAGTAGTGACAGCAGCAATAGCAGTGACAGCAGTGATAGTAGTGACAGCAGTGATAGTAGCGACAACAGCAATAGCAGTGACAGCAGTGATAGCAGTGACAGCAGCGATAGCAGTGACAGCAGTGACAGCAGCAATAGCAGTGACAGCAGTGATAGTAGTGACAGCAGTGATAGTAGCAACAACAATAGCAGTGACAGCAGTGATAGCAGTGACAGCAACGATAGCAGTGACAGCAGTGATAGCAGTGACAGTAGTGGCAGCAGTGATAGCGACAACAGCAATAGCAGTGACAGCAGCGATAGCAGTGACAGTAGTGACAGCAGCAATAGTAGTGACAGCAGCAACAGCAGTGATAGTAGCGACAGTAGTG GCAGCAATAGCAGTGACAGCACTGATAGCAGTGACAGCAGTGATAGTAGTGACAGCAGTGATAGTAGTGACAGCAGCGATAGTAGTGACAGCAGTGATAGCAGTGAGAGCAGTAATAGTAGTGACAGCAGCAATAGCAGTGACAGCAGTAGTAGTAGTGACAGCAGCGATAGCAGTGACAGCAGCAACAGCAGTGATAGTAGTGACAGCAGTGACAGCAGTAACAGCAGTAATAGTAGTGACAGCAGCAACAGCAGTGACAGCA GTAGCAGCAATAGTAGTGACAGCAGCGATAGCAGTGACAGCAGTGATAGTAGTGACAGCAGTGATAGCAGTGACAGCAGGGATAGCAGCAATAGCAGTGACAACAGTGACAGCAGCGATAGTAGTGACAGCAGTGATAGCAGAAGTGACAGCAGCAACACCGATAGCA TGACAACAATTGACAGCAACGATGGTAGTGACAGCAGTGATGCCGGTGACAACA GTGACAGCAGCGACAACAGTGATAGCAGTGACAGCAGCAACAGCGACAGCAGTGATAGCAGTGACAGCAGTGAAAGCAGTGACAGCAGTGATAGCAGTGACAGCAGTGACAGCAGCGAAAGCAGTGACAGCAGTGATAGTGACAGCAGTGACAGCAGTGATAGCAGTGACAGC AGTGACAGCAGTGATAGCAGTGACAGCAGCAATAGTAGTGGCAGCAGTGATAGTGACAGCAGCGACAGCAGTGATAGCAGTGACAGCAGCAATAGCAGTGACAGCAGTGACAGCAGCAACAGCAGTGATAGCAGtgacagcagcaacagcagcgacagcagcaacagcagcgaCAGCAGTGATAGCAGTGACAGCACATCTGACAGCAGTGATGAGAGTGACAACCAGAGCAAGTCTGGTAATGGTAACAACAATGGAAGTGACAGTGACAGTGACAGTGAAGGCAGTGACAGTAACCACTCAACCAGTGATGAttag